The proteins below come from a single Oncorhynchus keta strain PuntledgeMale-10-30-2019 chromosome 1, Oket_V2, whole genome shotgun sequence genomic window:
- the LOC127909169 gene encoding SR-related and CTD-associated factor 4-like translates to MDSVNAFNLELFAMIDMKPPISRAKMMSVTKSAIKAIKLYKHVVQIVEKFIKKCKPELKVPGLYVVDSIVRQSRHQFGVDKDVYGPRFQKNFAPTFQNLYLCPHDDKSKIIRVLNLWQKNAVFEMDVVQPLLDMATGSLVLAPSPQEDLQAQPPVSSASIAAAQHQAQPTVSIAAAQPPVSSAFVAAAQAQPTVSSASIAAAQLPVSIAAAQHQPPVSIAAAAQHLAQPPVSIAAAAQPPVSIAAALPHLPPQLRNPEALAAVAQLFQSGQGHELQKMLLRLQSGQQTTTLVPSTMADETQTTAPSTVSDQTHSQRVQGQHNTHHPLFNTHHTHPAEQNNLLAKVIHYCTNSWTGLITDDEPEEVKKEELDSLVPGNVYGGQFPGQTPPNMELQFQGHMMGQPGRQQTPGEGYPGLNKGYNQSQHTDQQNPDQGNPREREDPSGRREGRQRGHSRRSRSRSGSRSPRRKRARSNSRSRKPRHSSQRSGSRSRESRWNSPRSRSQERKEREKDKDRRQKGLPSIKSQTLSVCTTTLWVGQLDKKTSRQDVMCLLEEFGQIDSINMIPPRGCAYIVMVHRQDAYRALHKLGRGSFKVNQKTIKVLVDLFMYVKPTFKKILYFFVAWPVCQITF, encoded by the exons ATGGATTCCGTCAACGCTTTCAACTTGGAG TTATTCGCTATGATTGACATGAAGCCTCCAATATCACGAGCAAAGATGATGTCAGTCACTAAATCAGCAATAAAGGCTATCAAG CTATACAAGCATGTCGTCCAGATTGTGGAGAAGTTCATCAAGAAG TGCAAGCCAGAGCTGAAGGTTCCTGGCCTATACGTGGTGGATTCTATAGTCCGACAGTCACGACACCAGTTTGGAGTGGACAAGGACGTCTATGGACCAAGGTTCCAAAAGAACTTCGCCCCGACATTCCAGAACCTCTACCTCTGTCCACACGATGACAAG AGTAAGATCATCCGTGTTCTCAACCTGTGGCAGAAGAACGCTGTGTTTGAGATGGATGTCGTCCAGCCCCTGTTGGACATGGCTACTGGCTCTTTGGTCCTTGCTCCCTCCCCCCAGGAGGACCTCCAGGCCCAGCCCCCAGTCTCCAGTGCCTCTATTGCAGCAGCCCAGCACCAGGCCCAGCCCACAGTCTCCATAGCAGCAGCCCAGCCCCCAGTCTCTAGTGCCTTCGTTGCAGCAGCCCAGGCCCAGCCCACAGTCTCCAGTGCCTCTATTGCTGCAGCCCAGCTCCCTGTCTCCATAGCAGCAGCCCAGCACCAGCCCCCTGTCTCTATAGCAGCAGCAGCCCAGCACCTGGCCCAGCCCCCTGTCTCCATAGCAGCAGCAGCCCAGCCCCCTGTCTCCATAGCAGCAGCCCTGCCCCACCTCCCACCACAGCTTCGGAACCCTGAGGCTCTGGCGGCTGTGGCCCAGCTCTTCCAGTCTGGACAGGGACACGAG CTTCAGAAGATGCTTCTGAGGCTCCAGTCAGGGCAGCAGACCACCACTCTGGTTCCCAGCACCATGGCGGACGAGACTCAAACTACGGCTCCCAGCACCGTGTCTGACCAGACCCACTCGCAGAGGGTCCAAGGCCAGCATAACACACACCATCCACTGTTCAACACGCACCACACACATCCTGCAGAGCAGAATAACTTGCTAGCTAAGGTAATTCATTATTGTAC AAACTCCTGGACCGGTTTGATTACTGACGACGAACCGGAAGAAGTGAAGAAAGAGGAATTGGATTCCCTTGTTCCGGGAAACGTTTATGGTGGCCAGTTTCCTGGTCAGACGCCGCCCAACATGGAGCTGCAATTTCAGGGTCATATGATGGGCCAGCCTGGGAGGCAGCAGACACCTGGTGAAGGATACCCTGGTCTGAACAAGGGCTACAACCAGAGCCAGCACACTGACCAGCAGAACCCGGACCAGGGaaaccccagagagagagaagatccgtctgggaggagggaggggaggcagcgCGGCCACAGCAGGAGGTCACGCTCCAGGTCTGGCTCTCG ATCTCCCAGGAGAAAGAGAGCCAGGTCCAACTCTCGCTCCCGGAAGCCCCGACACTCCTCCCAGCGCTCCGGGTCCCGCTCCAGGGAGAGTCGCTGGAACTCCCCTCGCTCCCGCtcgcaggagaggaaggagagagagaaggacaaagaCCGTAGACAGAAAGGTCTGCCCAGCATCAAGAGCCAGACACTCAGTG TTTGCACCACGACTCTGTGGGTGGGCCAGCTGGACAAGAAGACTTCTCGGCAGGACGTCATGTGTTTACTAGAGGAGTTTGGGCAGATTGACTCCATTAAT atGATCCCTCCTCGGGGATGTGCCTACATAGTGATGGTCCACAGGCAGGATGCCTACAGAGCTCTACACAAACTCGGCAGAGGATCCTTCAAGGTCAACCAGAAGACCATCAAGGTACTTGTTGATTTATTTATGTACGTTAAACCAACttttaaaaaaatattgtatttttttgtggcCTGGCCAGTTTGTCAAATAACATTCTGA
- the LOC118376535 gene encoding melanocortin-2 receptor accessory protein-like — MDSWRYEWEYYYDYLDPIPVDESKLKYNKYLIVIVFWISLAAFVGSLFVILTFMSRSVSLPKAHSSKTAKKSWRNPRSTSA; from the exons ATG GATTCATGGAGATACGAGTGGGAATATTACTACGATTACCTAGACCCAATACCAGTGGACGAGAgcaaactgaaatataacaagt ACTTGATAGTGATCGTATTCTGGATCAGTCTCGCTGCTTTTGTGGGATCCCTGTTTGTCATTTTGACTTTCATGTCCCGTTCAGTCAGTCTACCCAA AGCTCATAGTTCCAAAACGGCCAAGAAATCATGGAGGAACCCTAGATCCACTTCTGCTTGA